From Halorussus lipolyticus:
CGATTCGAGGAACCGCCGGGCAGTTGCCATCGATTCGTCCCAACCGGGGTGGCGCTCGAACCGGCGTCTGGCGGCGAGGCCCGCTGTTTCGAGGCGATTGCGGTCTCTCAGGAGGGTTTCGACCGCTTCGGCGACCGCTTCGGGGCTTTCGGGTGGGACGAGGAAGCCGTCTTCGCCGTGGGTGACGAGTTCGGAGGCTCCTCCGGCGGCGGTGGCCAGCGCGGGCAGGCCGAAAGCCATCCCCTCCAAGTAGACGATGCCGTAGCCCTCGTAGGACGACGGGACGGCGAGGAGATGGCTCTCGGCGAGTCGGTCGGCGAGCGTGGCGTCCGGGAGTCGCCCCTCGAACCGGACTGACTTGGCGATGTCGAGATTCCGGGCCTGCCGGCGGACTTTCTCGGCGTAATCGGCGTCGGCCTCGCTCCCGATTACTGTGAGGTGCCAGTTTCCGGAGACCTGCACGAGGCCGTCGAGGAGGACGTGGAGGCCCTTGCGCGGGACCAGCGACCCGACGAAGACGATGCGGAAGGGGCTACGGTCGGCGCGGGCGGCGATTGCCTCCGGGGTGATTTCGGGATTGAAGCGGTCGCCCGCGGGTCGGGCGACGGTCGCTGGTCGGGGGCCGGCGAGGGCCTCGCTGGCTTGGCGGGTGGCCTCGCTGGCGTAGAGCGCGGCGTCGGTGGTCCGGAGGTACCGACGCTCTACGGCGCGGTAGACCGGTTTCCGCCACGCGGAGTGAGGTTCGCTGGCTCGGAGGTGGTGGACGACGGCGGCAATCGGGGCGTCGATGGTCGGGTTGCACCACAGCAGGGAGGGGTGGCAGAGTTCGTCCTCGACCAGCAGGTCGAAGCCCCGGAGTTTCCGGCGGCGTCGGCGGCGGACTCGCGGGTCGAAGTTCTCGGCCAGCGCGCGGTGGTAGTCCCGCCACGGGAGCGAGACCACGCTGACGCGGTGGCCGGCGCTCCGGAGTTCGGCGGCGAGTTTCCGGTCGTAGAGGAACCCGCCGGTCGTGGTCCCGATGTCGCCGTAGACGACGAGTCCGACGTGCATCCGCTACGCTTCCTGCCGGTAGGACGCCCACGCAACGTCGTCCTCCCGGAGTTTGACGGTGATGGTCTCGACCTCGGGGGCGTCGAGACTGTCGGCGAATCGCTCGCCGAAGACGCGCGCGAAGTGTTCGAGGCTCGGGTTGAGGTCCTCGAACTCGGGCAGGTCGTTCAGGGTCGCGTCCCGGTAGCGGGCCACCGTGGCGTCGATTCGCTCGTTCAGGGCGTCGATGTCGGCGAGGTAGCCGTAGTCGTTTAGCTCCTCGCCCGCGAGTCCGACCTTCGCGGTGAAGTGATGCGAGTGGAGGTCCCCCTCGGGACCGGGGTTAGGGACCGTCAGGAAGTGCTGTGCCACGAACGCGCGTTCGACCGTGACGGAGTACATTCCACGAGAGACACGACGGCGACGAGTATGAAAGTCGGGGTCGAACGGGCGATAGCGAGCGACCGATACCGTGTCGCCGATACCGACGACTGACGAGGAGACCACCCCAAACCCCCAAACTCGAACGTCGGCCATCTTCGCCGTGACAACCATCATAAGGGGCTTTGTATTTGTTTAACAATTACGAATACGTGTCTCGGACTTACTTAGGTTTCTTTAGGCCTCCGGCCCGCGGTCGCGGCGCGGGGCGGTGCGGTGACGCCTCGGCTTCGGCAACAGTAGCGTTGCCGTCGCGGTGCGTTGCTGTCGGCGGTACGGGCTGTTGCTGTCCGTTATTCGGTCCAGTC
This genomic window contains:
- a CDS encoding glycosyltransferase family 4 protein — encoded protein: MHVGLVVYGDIGTTTGGFLYDRKLAAELRSAGHRVSVVSLPWRDYHRALAENFDPRVRRRRRRKLRGFDLLVEDELCHPSLLWCNPTIDAPIAAVVHHLRASEPHSAWRKPVYRAVERRYLRTTDAALYASEATRQASEALAGPRPATVARPAGDRFNPEITPEAIAARADRSPFRIVFVGSLVPRKGLHVLLDGLVQVSGNWHLTVIGSEADADYAEKVRRQARNLDIAKSVRFEGRLPDATLADRLAESHLLAVPSSYEGYGIVYLEGMAFGLPALATAAGGASELVTHGEDGFLVPPESPEAVAEAVETLLRDRNRLETAGLAARRRFERHPGWDESMATARRFLESVARKSAPEEAPA
- a CDS encoding 6-pyruvoyl trahydropterin synthase family protein, giving the protein MYSVTVERAFVAQHFLTVPNPGPEGDLHSHHFTAKVGLAGEELNDYGYLADIDALNERIDATVARYRDATLNDLPEFEDLNPSLEHFARVFGERFADSLDAPEVETITVKLREDDVAWASYRQEA